The Synergistaceae bacterium genome has a segment encoding these proteins:
- a CDS encoding extracellular solute-binding protein: MKKMTLMVLIAVFVITGVFAAGTKEKIVEKEIAPTLTKDGRIEVMFWCTYTGDSSDFFDKIISEFNTSQSKYFVVKERNGNYYDQLAKMQATDRENLPALCNSSSETVGSYLYSGVVKMVQDFMDADPSYKTNLYGNLVATYGLNERLIGYPLGQSLSGFFYNADVFKAAGIDPYSLRSMDAIYEAAGRIVEGGFAKYGIAEEHSGIWANYAFAREGYYCTDNENGTTGLPTRCLYDDNSNGFADIVERYYTSWANLASKGYVFPFGAKIKDDIIPALGRGELAMVVTTNSYRANVNDAAKAYGSTYGFVPMFSVTEKGKQTGYCASGNGFFIVDNGCKEEQLGAWEFIKYFTSPSVQLRWNKMTGYLPLYDEIYNSGEYQEFINDPENAYIKVLIHELQQADSSAFYAFTATNNVYSPAGATCLEAVMSGVPVKKAIAEMCATINESFQLYNATNR, translated from the coding sequence ATGAAAAAAATGACTCTCATGGTATTGATTGCAGTATTTGTAATCACCGGTGTGTTTGCCGCAGGTACCAAAGAAAAAATTGTCGAAAAAGAAATTGCTCCGACACTCACAAAAGATGGACGCATAGAAGTGATGTTTTGGTGCACATACACAGGAGATAGTTCTGACTTTTTTGATAAGATCATTTCTGAATTCAATACCTCTCAAAGCAAGTATTTTGTCGTTAAGGAAAGAAATGGTAACTATTATGATCAGTTAGCAAAGATGCAAGCGACCGATCGTGAGAACCTCCCAGCCTTATGCAATAGTTCCTCAGAAACTGTAGGATCTTACTTGTATTCAGGTGTGGTGAAGATGGTACAAGATTTCATGGATGCTGATCCGAGTTATAAGACCAATTTGTATGGAAATCTTGTCGCTACGTATGGGTTGAATGAAAGGCTCATTGGTTATCCTTTGGGGCAATCTCTTTCAGGATTCTTCTATAATGCTGATGTGTTTAAAGCAGCGGGGATCGATCCATACTCTCTCCGAAGCATGGATGCCATCTATGAAGCAGCGGGAAGGATAGTCGAAGGTGGGTTTGCCAAGTATGGGATTGCTGAAGAGCATTCGGGAATTTGGGCAAATTACGCCTTTGCTCGAGAGGGCTATTATTGTACAGATAATGAAAATGGCACAACAGGTCTTCCTACCAGGTGTTTGTATGATGATAATAGCAATGGGTTTGCGGATATAGTTGAACGTTACTACACATCTTGGGCGAATCTCGCAAGTAAAGGCTACGTGTTTCCTTTTGGTGCAAAAATTAAAGACGATATAATTCCTGCTCTTGGTCGAGGCGAGCTTGCGATGGTCGTGACAACCAACTCGTACCGAGCGAATGTCAACGATGCCGCGAAAGCATACGGTTCAACATATGGTTTCGTGCCGATGTTCTCAGTGACTGAGAAAGGTAAGCAAACCGGATACTGTGCCTCCGGTAATGGCTTCTTCATCGTTGACAATGGCTGCAAAGAAGAACAACTCGGTGCCTGGGAATTCATCAAGTATTTTACCTCTCCCAGTGTGCAATTACGCTGGAATAAAATGACGGGATATCTGCCGCTCTATGATGAAATTTACAATTCTGGAGAATATCAGGAATTCATCAACGATCCTGAAAACGCCTATATCAAGGTTCTCATTCATGAGCTACAACAGGCAGATAGCAGCGCATTCTATGCATTTACTGCAACGAATAATGTGTACAGCCCTGCTGGAGCGACCTGCTTGGAAGCTG